In Salmo salar unplaced genomic scaffold, Ssal_v3.1, whole genome shotgun sequence, one genomic interval encodes:
- the fbxo32 gene encoding F-box only protein 32 — protein sequence MPFLGQDWRSPGQSWVKTEEGWKNFSSDDKNSNDSDVSYCKTEDECFQENLLLAITYDMAAKKRRKDFMNNNAKIPYFHKEKWIYVHKGSTKERHGYCTLGEAFNRLDFCSAIKDNRRFNYVVRLLELIAKSQLPSLSGVAQKNYMNILERVVQKVLDDQQNVRPIKELLQTLYVSLCGLVQDMGKSVLVGNINCWVHRMENILQWQQQLDNIQINRPVSKGMTLTDLPASLQLNIMERLSDGRDLVSLGQVTPDLGQLTEDRLLWKRLCQYHFTDRQIRKRLMVSDKGQLEWKKMYFKLCRCYPVREQYSETLHFCTHCHILFWKDTNHPCTANNTESCCKPVSPQGFITLFKF from the exons ATGCCTTTTCTTGGACAGGATTGGCGATCCCCCGGTCAGAGCTGGGTTAAAACTGAAGAGGGATGGAAAAACTTTTCTTCAGACGACAAAAACAGCAATGACTCAGACGTGAG CTATTGCAAAACAGAGGACGAGTGCTTCCAGGAGAATCTGCTGCTGGCTATTACATACGACATGGCAGCTAAGAAGAGAAGGAAAGACTTCATGAACAACAACGCAAAGATTCCTT ATTTCCACAAAGAGAAATGGATTTACGTCCACAAAGGAAGCACTAAAGAG CGTCATGGTTACTGCACTCTGGGAGAAGCCTTCAACCGGCTGGACTTCTGCAGCGCCATCAAGGACAACAGGAGGTTCAACTACGTCGTCCGG ctgctggAGCTCATTGCCAAGTCCCAGCTGCCATCGCTCAGCGGAGTGGCTCAGAAAAATTACATGAACATCCTGGAGAGAGTGGTGCAGAAAG TCCTGGATGACCAGCAGAATGTCCGTCCCATCAAGGAGCTCCTTCAGACcctgtacgtgtctctgtgtggtcTGGTGCAGGATATGGGGAAGTCTGTTCTGGTGGGAAACATCAACTGTTGGGTCCACCGCATGGAGAACATCCTGCAGTGGCAACAACAGCTGGACAACATTCAGATCAACAGG cCTGTGTCTAAGGGTATGACCCTAACAgacctgcctgccagcctgcagCTCAACATCATGGAGCGTCTGTCAGACGGCAGGGACCTGGTCAGTCTGGGACAGGTGACTCCAGACCTGGGACAACTCACTGAGGACAGGCTGCTGTGGAAGAGGCTCTGCCAGTACCACTTCActgacagacag ATCCGTAAGCGTCTGATGGTGTCAGACAAGGGCCAGTTGGAGTGGAAGAAGATGTACTTTAAGCTGTGTCGCTGCTACCCTGTCAGAGAGCAATACAGTGAAACCCTGCACTTCTGTACACACTGCCACATCCTCTTCTGGAAG GATACAAACCACCCTTGCACAGCCAACAACACAGAGAGCTGCTGTAAGCCTGTTTCTCCACAAGGCTTTATCACCCTCTTCAAGTTCTGA